The genomic DNA tttaaatatatatattgcaaaatTCATGAAAGCAATTTAAAACAATGTCAGATAATATCCAATAAAAAGCCATGCATACAGACCTGTAATAAAGGAAAGTCCTTACAGTTACCTTTATAGCTTCTGTGTTGTTAGAGGCTGTTGGTCACCATGAGAAGCTCTAAATAATACTGATATTCTCATATAGGCTCAAtagtttttgtttaaatatgtagaTTTTCACTCCTTAAATTCTCAGTCACTCTCTGTGTAAACGTTCCTCCTCAGATTGCCTTGGCTCTACTATTTTTGCACCAATAAAGGCCGACATAGCTGGTAATATCACAGTAAGTATGATTATTCTTTCATGTGCCCTGAGTTGGCTCTACTCTTTTCTTCTCAGTAACgttttaatacaataaaatgcaaCTCTTTTACCTAAAAGAAAATCAAGGCGGTTTACGAAACCAACCCAGGACGGTTCAAGACACTCCAGCATATTCTGGAGGCAGAGAAGGAAATGCATGGAGCAGAATGGCCCAAAGCTGGAGCCACGTTGGCACTTATGTGGCTAAAAAGGTTTGAGAAACTTTACATTTCAGGTTTTATAGATTGTTGGGCAGTACTGCACCAATAATCACCGTGCATGTCTTCTTTATCGACCAGGGGTCTACGGTTTATTCAGGTCTTCCTGCAGAGCCTGGTGGATGGTGAAAAGGATGATAGCAACCCAAACCTCATTCGAGTCAACGTCACCAAAGGCTATGAAACAGCCCTGAAAAAGTATCATGGCTGGTTTGTGCAACAGTTCTTCAAGGTGAGTTCAGAGTTGATAGATGTGTCTTTTATTAGAAATACATATATAAGGGAGCAAAATGTAGAGTCTGTATAAATTCGGCATCTTGATTTGCTCTTCTAGGCAGCTCTTTTCGCTGCTCCATATAAGACAGATTTCCTGAAGGCCCTCTCCAAGGGTCGGGACGTCAAGGAAGAGGAATGCTTGGAAAAAATCAGAAAATTCCTCATCAACTTCACTGCCACCGTTGATGCTATTTATGACATGTACAATAAGCTGAATGCTGAGCTTGATTACACAGTGTGACTGCAGCGCATTCCTCTTTCCTCCAGTGATGCTATTAGTTTACAAAGTCATTTACATTCTGCAGTCTGCCGTCTTCATCTTGACATGGCTCCCTTCAGGTCATCTGACAGCTCACTGTGGAGTGTATTTACAGCACTCTGTCGTCACACATCAAATATGTGCGCACTTTTAatcatctgtgtgtctgttctGGCTTTCTCGTTACTCTGAGGCAAGTTTCCCAAAGCAGCTGCTGATTTGAACTCAGTATTTCTTTGTTTCGTTACAGAAAAAGCAATAGCATTGTCAGATATTTATGTGTGTGATTATAAGATAATTATACCAAGAATCAAAGTGCTACGtaacaaatgtttttgaaactgTTACAAAAGCTTTAACTAAATGAGTGAGGTGTCTGATGTTGACAGATTTAATGAGCCACATCACTAGCAACGctaaatataatacaaaaaagGTTGTCTTTGCTGCAATAATTTGTACCTGaattttaaaatttttaatttattaaatttgAAAGTTTATTCTTCTATATCCTGAGATAAGTTAAGGGCTGCATTTAGTtgtaatcattaaaaaaaaatagaaaaattacAAAACAGGAATTTAAAATGTGGTACGTCTATGGCTTATAGTTTGAAGTAAATTTATCAAAATCCAAAGCACATAATTTACATGATTTACAAACACTTTGTAAAAGAAGTCatatgttttcatcttacacaATGAATACTGTctagttgtccatgttttctgGGGATTGGATTgtagtttttagtttttaatgaaaaatgttACTTCTAAGTTATTACAGTGTCCTAAGTTATttattacaaaacatacaaaacacatgaatacaatattTTTCTGGCATAATTTTTGAAAAGCTTACAAATTTCAAGACGCTGTTGTAAACAGCTTTTAATATTGCACACCTGTTTGTGCCTTAAGCTGGAGCTGCGGAGCATTTCAGTAACCACGTCAGCTTTTTTGCCTTTAGTcctttatatttttatacatgTCACTTTGTGTGAACCAAGCACgctaatttaaaacaaaatgttaattaTTACTTAAATTGTGGTCTCTTTTATACTTCCATGCTATGCAGGACTTGAATATGTATCTTAACTATTCTTCCAAAGCAATGCTTCATCAGCACTAAGTGCTTCTCTGTCCACTCTGCTCTCAGGTGCTTACATAAAACTGAATGTGAATTTTCTTTAAACCTCTTCGTCGAGTGGATATAAAGTGTtgcattatgacttttttgcctTCGACATGGTTGTTAGACACATTTTTAGATACTTGGCTAAGCGATGTGATATTTTGACAGCATGCCGACCTTGAATAAAGGTTATGTTGGTGGCCTTTGGTTAATCAGTACTGTTTTGAGTTCACGTCTGATGTGTCTCTTGTGGCTGAAATTATGTTGCAGTGCGTGTATAGTGCAAAATAACAAATCTTGAATTTTCAATTTATGTAAACCataatttgcaataaaaatatgtgcaATAATTCATACGATTTCCTTTACTTTTTGTGCATCTCTACGATTTGCCCTATACATCACAGATCGGAAACTACAGATAAATGTTTACTCCAACTCCATACTTGATTACAATtttgatgtacttgtactttacttgagtgtatttatttgttgtcaCGTTATATTTATACTCAATTACATTCATTGGGAAATATTGttgaaagttttattttgaaatgatttaCCGGAAGTGTGAGTATGCTATAATGTCTGCATTGACGTCACTTTGACTAATTTAGCAGTTCCTCGCTgtcaccactagagggcagcaaacagtcctgattttaaatacacagatcAACATCTCCTAGCATCAACACAGAGGTAGACAGGAACTGATAAtgcttaaaaatatatataaacattatttatgtcAAACAACTGGTAAATAAAAATGACCTGTTGCTAACTTGAcctgtgtttttaaaatcagGAGTTTTAATGTCCTCCAGTGGTCACAGGTAGGAACTGCATCATAGAGTTTGTCACGCTAGAACCATTGCAGACTTTAGCAGGAATCAATACTGTTATCAATCAgtgattatatttattattatataatattatattatatttataatattatatatatatatataatattatatatattatattatattatattacatattatacatatatatatatatatatatatatattatatgatatatattagattatattattatattctttagAGGTATCAATtagacatttatatttaataatagtaTATGTATTTCTAATGAATACTTTGTTCTTGTTTGAGACATTTTTGTATTGTCTTCATTAGGCTATATGTTTGTATATGAATTAGTTTGTGTCCACTTGTGGTAATTCACCTTTTGCACAGTAGGTGGTATGAAGAGGAATACCTGAAGGCTGCAGGGAAAATACAAATAGGAAGCACCAGTAACGATCAGTAATCACAGAGCAGGTGTGTTATTTACCTGAAGAGGCACACAGTCTTTAGCCGTCATGTTCAGGATCTAATTGAGTCATATTTGTTTGGTTGCATGCAAGTTATTAATTGAGATAAGTGCGTGTGAATCGCCGTCAACAGTGGATGAACCTGATGGTGTACAAATACACCTGAGTATGGCTACAGGTATACTGACGTTTGGGAATGTGAATTATTCAAAGGCCACGCgtctgtgttttttctctcttttccccctttctgctacaacctctactaataaaaaaaaggctaaaatgccagataaacatctttaaaaaatgaataaaaaatctgaaaaaataatcatagtattgagatattatttttctttaatggTGTTTCCTTACTCTGTGAGTTCAT from Sebastes fasciatus isolate fSebFas1 chromosome 6, fSebFas1.pri, whole genome shotgun sequence includes the following:
- the gltpa gene encoding glycolipid transfer protein, encoding MALLMEHQFRQMPVDRQVETRPFLEAVSYLPPFFDCLGSTIFAPIKADIAGNITKIKAVYETNPGRFKTLQHILEAEKEMHGAEWPKAGATLALMWLKRGLRFIQVFLQSLVDGEKDDSNPNLIRVNVTKGYETALKKYHGWFVQQFFKAALFAAPYKTDFLKALSKGRDVKEEECLEKIRKFLINFTATVDAIYDMYNKLNAELDYTV